DNA from Stenotrophomonas acidaminiphila:
AGCTGGTGGCGATGATCGAGACCCAGCGCGCCTACGAGATGAACGCCAAGGCCATCTCCACCACCGATTCGATGCTCGGCTACCTCAACAACAACGTCTGATCGTGCCGCTTACGGAACCCGCCATGGCCTGTCTGTCCAACGTCCTCCGTCTTTCCTGCGCCGCGGTCAGCCTGGTGCTGCTGGGCGGCTGCGTGGTCGCCGGCGACATCCGCCCCTACCCGGCCATGGCGCCGGTGGTGCCGGTGGTCGCGCCCGCGGCCGAGGCCACGGCCGGCGCGATCTACGCGGCCGGTCCGGGCCTGAACCTGTACGGCGACCGCCGCGCCCGCGACGTCGGCGACCTGCTGACCATCACCCTGGTCGAGAGCACCTCGGCCACCACCAGCGCCAACACCGCCATCGGCAAGAAGTCGAGCATGGACATCGGCTCGCCGAGCCTGTTCGGCGCTCCGGTCACCCTGGGCGGCAAGGACGTGCTCGCCGCCAGCGCCAAGGGCGAACGCGACTTCAACGGCAAGGGCAGCAGCGCGCAGAGCAATCGCCTGCAGGGCAGCGTGACCGTGACCGTGATCCAGCGCCTGCCCAACGGCAACCTGGTGGTGCAGGGGCAGAAGAACCTGCGCCTGAACCAGGGCGACGAACTGGTGCAGATCCAGGGCATCGTGCGCGCGGCCGACATCGCCACCGACAACACCATCCCGTCCAGCAAGGTCGCCGACGCGCGCATCGCCTATGGCGGCCGCGGCGCGGTGGCCCAGTCCAATGCCATGGGCTGGCTGGGCCGGTTCTTCAACTCGCGCCTGGCGCCGTACTGAGGAGAAGAACGATGACCGGTACTTTCTCCACGGCGGCCAGTGAAGCGCGCTTGCGCCTGCCCGATTGCCTGCGCGCGCGCTTCGCCGCGCTCCCCGTCCGCGGGCCACCGGCCTGTGGGCGCTGGCGGTGCTGGCGTTCGTAGTCGCCCTGCCGGCGCACGCCGAACGCATCAAGGACCTGGCCCAGGTCGGCGGCGTGCGCGGCAACGCGCTGGTCGGCTACGGCCTGGTGGTCGGCCTGGACGGCAGCGGCGACCGTACCAGCCAGGCGCCGTTCACCGTGCAGAGCCTGAAGAACATGCTCGGCGAACTGGGCGTCAATGTTCCGCCGAACGTCAACCCGCAGCTCAAGAACGTCGCCGCGGTGGCGATCCACGCCGAGCTGCCGCCGTTCGCCAAGCCCGGGCAGACCATCGACATCACCGTGTCCTCCATCGGCAACGCGGTCTCGCTGCGCGGCGGCTCGCTGCTGATGGCGCCGCTCAAGGGCGCCGACGGCCAGGTCTACGCCATCGCCCAGGGCAACCTGGTGGTCGGTGGCTTCGGCGTGCAGGGCAAGGACGGTTCGCGGGTATCGGTGAACGTGCCCAGCGTCGGCCGCATCCCCGGCGGCGCGACCGTCGAACGCGCCCTGCCCGACGTGTTCGGCGCCAGCGGCGAGATCACCCTGAACCTGCACCAGAACGACTTCACCACGGTCGCGCGCATGGTCGCGGCACTCAACAACGCGTTCGGCGAAGGTGCCGCGCGCGCGGTCGACGGGGTCACGGTCGCGGTGCAGGCGCCGAGCGACCAGGGCGCGCGCATCGGCCTGCTGGCGCGCATCGAGAACATCGAACTGTCGCCGGGCGCCGCGCCGGCGCGGGTGGTGGTCAACTCGCGCACCGGCACGGTGGTGATCGGCGCGCAGGTCCGGGTCAGCCCGGCGGCGATCGCGCACGGTTCGTTGACGGTGACCGTCAGCGAGGCCACCCAGGTCAGCCAGCCCAATGCGTTCGGCGGCGGCCAGACCGTGGCCGCGCCGCAGTCCACCATCAGCGCCAGCAACGAAGGCAGCCGCATGTTCCGCTTTGAGGGCGGCACCACGCTGGACGAGATCGTGCGCGCGGTGAACGAGGTCGGTGCCGCGCCCGGCGACCTGATCGCGATCCTGGAAGCCCTCAAGCAGGCCGGTGCGCTCAGCGCCGAGCTGGAGGTGATCTGAGCATGCGCATCGCCGCCCCGTCACTGGAACTCAATCCGGTCGCCGGCAACGACCCGGCGAAGATCGACAAGGTCGCGCGCCAGCTCGAAGGCCAGTTCGCGCAGATGCTGATCAAGAGCATGCGCGCGGCCAGCTTCGGCGATTCGCTGTTCCCCGGCGAAAACCAGATGTTCCGCGAGATGTACGACCAGCGCATTGCCGAGGCCATGACCCAGGGCCGCGGCCTGGGCCTGTCGGCGATGATCGCGCGCCAGCTCGGCGGCGCCGGCCAGGCGAGCCCACCGCTGGACACCGCGCTGGTCCCGGCGGCGAAGGCCGCGCAGGCCTACCGTGAAGCCCTGCCTGGCGCGGCGGCCGGGGGGCGCGGCCGGCCGCCGCGGTGGAAAGCCCGCTGCCGGGCATGCCCGGCGGCTACGAGGCCTTGAGCGGCAATGTGCCGGCCATGCCGGAAGAACAGATGCTGGACCTGATCGCCGGCCGCGACAGCGGCAGCCTGCACGCGGCCATCGGCGGCCGCGGCGCGGCGCCGGATGCGGCGCCGGCAGCCACCGACTGGGCCCTGGCCAACGACCGCTGGAGTGGCGTCGGCCCGGCCGCCCCGCGTACCGATGGCGTGGACATGGCCACCGCCAACGCCGCCGCCGACCAGCTCGGCAAGCACACCCCGGAAGGCTTCGTCGCCAGCATCTGGCCGCATGCCGAGAAGGCCGCGCGCGAACTCGGCGTCAATCCGCGTGCGCTGGTCGCGCAGGCCGCGCTGGAGACCGGCTGGGGCCGCCGCCACATCAAGCGCGACAACGGCGGCAGCAGCCACAACCTGTTCGGCATCAAGGCCAGCGGCTGGAAGGGCGAAAGCGCCAGCGCCGCCACCCATGAGTACGTCGACGGCCAGCGCCAGAGCCAGACCGCGCGCTTCCGCGCCTACGGCTCGCCGGCCGAGAGCTTCGGCGACTACGTACGCATGCTCAAGAACAGCCCGCGCTACCAAGCCGCGCTCAAGGCCGGCAGCGACGTGCGCGGTTTTGCACAGGGCTTGCAACGTGCCGGGTATGCCACCGATCCGGGCTACGCCGCCAAGATCGCCGCCATCGCCGCCGGCCCGACCATCGACCGCGCGGTGGCCGCCATAGGCCAGGCCGGCGCCCGCCTCGGCCAGTCCTTCGCCCACGCCGCCGGCCTGTCCGGCCTCACCCGCCGTTGAGATAGAACCCGATGTCCAGTGTCCTCTCCACCGGTAGCAGCGCCCTCATCGCCTTCCAGCGGGCGCTGGCCACCGTCAGCCACAACGTGGCCAACATCAAGACCGACGGCTACAGCCGGCAGAAGGTCGACTTCGCCACGCGCAATCCCACCGACGTGGGCTATGGCGATGTCGGCAACGGCACCCGCATCACCGACATCCGCCGCGTGGCCGACCAGCTGGCGATCTCGCGCCTGCTCGACAGCAGCGGCGAACTGGCCCGGCTGAAGCAGCTTTCCGGGCTGGCCGACCGGGTGGATGCGCTGTTCTCGGACAGCGCGACCAACCTCAACGGCATCTGGTCCAACTTCTTCGACTCGGTCAGCGGGCTGTCGGCCAACGCCGCCGGCACCGCCGACCGCCGCAGCATGCTCGACAACGCCAACGACCTGGTCAACCGCTTCAAGCAGTTGAACGGCAACCTGGACACCCTTGGCAACGAGGTCAACAACGGCCTGATCGCCGGCACCGGCGAGATCAACCGCCTGGCCCGGGAAATCGCGCAGATCAACAGCGCGATCGGCGCCGACATCACCGGCGTCGCACCGGACCTGCTCGATCGCCGCGACCAGCTGATCACCCAGCTGGTGGGCTATACCGGTGGCACCGCCGTGATCCAGGACGGCGGCATCATGAACGTGTACTCGGCCGGCGGCCATGCGCTGGTGGTCGGCGGCACCGCCTCGCAGGTCACCACCGTGGCCGACCCGTACCAGCCCGAGCGCCTGCAGCTGGCGCTGAAGACCCAGGGCCAGACCATCGTCCTGGACGGCAAGGCGCTGGGCGGCAGCATCGGCGGCCTGCTGGAGTTCCGCGACACCGTGCTGACCCCGGCACAGGCCGAACTCGGGCGCATCGCCGTCGGCCTGGCGCAGGCATTCAACGAAAGCCACCGCGAAGGCATGGACCTGTATGGCGACATGGGCGTGGACTTCTTCAGCCTCGCCCCGCCCAAGGTCGCCGCGCACAGCGGCAACAGCAGCGCCAGCACCGCCACCGTCAGCGCCAGCTACGGCGACGTCGCCGCGCTCGACGGGCAGAACCTGGAGCTGCGCTTCAACGGCAGCGCCTGGGTGGCCACGCGCACCGACACCGGCGCGCAGGTGCCGATGACCGGCAGCGGCAGCGCCGCCGATCCGTTCGTGGTCAACGGCATCGAACTGGTGGTCGGCGGTACCCCGGCGCTCAACGACCGCTTCCTGGTGCAGCCCACCGCGGCCGCCCCCGGCGGGCTGGCGGTGGCGATCACCGACCCGTCGCGCATCGCCGCGGCCAACCCGGTGCGGGCCAAGGCCGATCTGGGCAACGTCGGTACCGGCGTGGCCGGCAAGCTCGACATCACCGACGCCGCCAACGGCGCCCTGCTCGACCCGGTCAGCATCGACTTCATCGATGCCAACAACTACACCATCAATGGCGGCCCGCCGCTGCCGTACACGCCCGGCCAGACCATCGCCGCCAACGGCTGGAGCCTGGTACTCGACGGCAAGCCTGCCGCGGGCGACACCTTCACCGTCTCGCGCACCCCGGCCGGCTCCAGCGACAACGGCAACGCCGCGCGCATGGCCGCGGTCGAGGACGCCAAGGCCTTCAACGGCGGCACCGTCACCCTCAACGGCGCGCTGGGCGGGCTGACCACGCAGATCGGGGCGGCCGCGCGCGCGGCCGACTACTCGCTGCAGGCGCAGCAGGTGATCAACGAGAACGCGCAGGCCACCCGCGATTCGATCTCCGGGGTGAACCTGGACGAGGAAGCGGCGGACATGCTCCGCCTGCAGCAGGCCTACCAGGCCGCCTCGCAGCTGATCTCCACGGCCGACACCATGTTCCAGTCGATCCTGCGGGCGGTGGGCTGATGAACAACCGCATCTCCAGCAGCATGATGTACGACCAGTCGGTGTACCTGATGCTCGCCAAGCAGAGCAAGCTCAACCACCTCGAGCGCCAGCTGGCCACCGGGCAGAAGCTGGTCTCGGCCAAGGACGATCCGGTCGCCTCCGGCACCGCCGTGGGCATGGACCGGATCCTGGCCGAACTGGACCAGCTGGGCGCCAACGCGGCGAACGTGCAGAACCGGCTGGGCCTGCAGGAAAACGCGCTGGCGCAGGCCGGTGAACTGCTGCAGCGCGTGTCCGACCTCACCATCCAGGCCAACAACGCGGCGCTGTCGGCCGAGGACCGCAAGAGCGTTTCGGCCGAGCTGCGCTCGATCCGCGAATCGCTGCTGTCGCTGGCCAACAGCACCGATGGCAACGGCCGCTTCCTGTTCGGCGGCACCGCCGACGGCGTGCCGCCGTTCGCGGCCAACAACGGCACGATCCTCTACAACGGCGACCAGACCCAGCGCCAGGTCGAGGTCGCGCCCGGCAGCTTCGTGCAGGACGCCCTGCCCGGCAGCGAGATCTTCATGCGCATCCGCACCGGCGACGGCACCGTCGACGGCAGTGCCGCGGCCGGCAACACCGGCCAGGCGGTGCTGACCGGCGCCAGCCGCGACGGCAGCGCGGCGTGGACCGGCGACAGCTACACGGTGCGCTTCACCGGCCCCGGCGCATACGACATCCTCGACAGTGGCGGTGCCACGGTCGGCAGCGGCACCTATGCCGAGGGCGACGACCTCGTCTTCCAGGGCCTGCGCGTGCGCATGAGCGGGGTGCCGGCGGCCGGCGACGAGTTCACGGTCGGCCAGGCCGGCAACCGCGATGTGTTCTCCACCATCGACCGCCTGTCCCAGGCGCTGCAGATGGACACCTCCACCCTCGCCGGCCGCACCGCGCAGCAGAACCTGCTGCAGTCCAGCCTGCGCGACGTGGCCCGCGCCGCGGAGAAGATGATCGATTCGCGCGCATCCGGCGGCGCGCAGCTCAGCGCCATCGACAACGCCGCCTCGCTGCGCGAGGCCAACGCCATCACCCTGAAGGATTCGCTTTCGCAGCTGCGTGACCTCGATTACGCCGAGGCCATCGGCCAGTACAAGCTCGAAGGCGCCGCCCTGCAGGCCGCACAGACCGTGTTCACGCAAATGCAGTCCATGTCGCTGTTCAACATGATCCGCTGATCCAGACAAACGCAAACCGCCTTCCCATATCACGCAAGACCCGAGCACAACGGAGAAGTCCCATGGCACAAGTCATCAACACCAACATCATGTCGCTGAACGCCCAGCGCAACCTGAACACCAGCGGCAGCAGCCTGGCGACCAGCATCCAGCGCCTGTCCTCGGGCCTGCGCATCAACAGCGCCAAGGACGACGCCGCCGGCCTGGCGATTTCCGAGCGCTTCACCACCCAGATCCGCGGCCTGGACGTGGCCACCCGCAACGCCAACGACGGCATCTCGCTGGCGCAGACCGCCGAAGGCGCGATGGTCGAGATCAGCAGCAACCTGCAGCGCATCCGCGAACTGGCGGTGCAGTCGGCCAACGCCACCAACTCCGGCAGCGACCGTGACGCGCTCAACGCCGAAGTGCAGCAGCTGCTGAGCGAGATCGACCGCGTCGCCAACCAGACCAGCTTCAACGGCACCAAGCTGCTGGACGGCAGCTTCACCGGCGCGCTGTTCCAGGTCGGCGCCGACGCCGGCCAGACCATCGCGGTCAACAGCATCGTCGATGCCAACATCGACCAGCTGGGCCGCGCCGGCTTCGCCGACACCGTCAGCGGCGCCGGCGTCGGCGGCACCGCGGCGACCGCCTCGGGCGCGATCAAGGGCATCGCCGTGTCGATCCGCGCCGCCGGCGCGCCGGCCGGCGCCGCCGGCCTCACCACCATCACCCTGGACGACGTCAAGATCGAAGTGGGCGACGACGCGGCGGCCGTGCAGAAGAAGATCGCCCAGGCGTTCAACAACAAGCTGGACCAGACCGGCCTGTACGCCGAGGTCAGCGGCGGCAACATCAAGCTGACCTCGCTCAAGGCCGGCCAGGACTTCGAGGGCGTGAGCAACGGCACCCTCAGCGGCGGCACCGGCATCACCCTGTCGCTGGCCGCCGACCTGCCGGCGTCGCTGGCCGCGGCCGGCACCGCGGCGGCCGGCGGCGGCATCAACCACCTGGAGAACCTGGACATCTCCAACTTCGCCGGCGCCCAGCGCGCCCTGGAGATCGTGGACAAGTCGCTGACCGCGGTGAGCGGTTCGCGTGCGGAGATGGGCGCGATCCAGAACCGCTTCACTTCGACCATCGCCAACCTGTCGACCACCTCGGAAAACCTGTCGGCCTCGCGCAGCCGCATCCGCGACGCCGACTACGCCAAGGAAACGGCGGAAATGACCCGCACGCAGATCCTGCAGCAGGCCGGTACCGCGATGCTGGCGCAGGCCAACCAGGTCCCGCAGAACGTGCTCAACCTGCTCAAGTAAGCCGGCACCGAAAGCGGCAGGAACCAGAGCCCCGGCCTGCCCGGGGCTCTGTCGTTGCGGGGGCGCGCCCCTGGCGGGGCGGCCGGCCGCGGCGGCGATGTAAAAAACAACGGCGCTGGAACCCTGCGGTTCCAGCGCCGTTTCCATATGACGCCATGCATCCGGACGCATCGGCGGATCGTGCGATCCGTTTTTCCAGGCGGCCCTAAAGCTGCCCGGGATGCTGCCGTTATTGGTATCAGCAGCGGTACTGCGGCGCCCTACGCCACTCCACTGCACTCAGTACCGGTCAGGTTGAGCTGCCGGATCAAACGCCAAAAAGGAATCCGAATCATGGCACAAGTCATCAACACCAACATCATGTCGCTGAACGCCCAGCGCAACCTGAACACCAGCGCCACCAGCCTGGCGACCAGCATCCAGCGCCTGTCCTCGGGCATGCGCATCAACAGCGCCAAGGACGACGCCGCCGGCCTGGCGATCTCCGAGCGCTTCACCACCCAGATCCGCGGCCTGGACGTGGCCACTCGCAACGCCAACGACGGCATCTCGCTGGCGCAGACCGCCGAAGGCGCGATGGTCGAAATCGGCAACAACCTGCAGCGTATCCGCGAACTGGCGGTGCAGTCGGCCAACGCCACCAACTCCGGCACCGACCGCGACGCGCTGAACGCCGAAGTCAACCAGCTGCTGAAGGAAATCGACCGCGTCGCCAACCAGACCAGCTTCAACGGCACCAAGCTGCTGGACGGCAGCTTCACCGGCGCGCTGTTCCAGGTCGGCGCCGACGCCGGCCAGACCATCGGCATCAACAACATCGTTGATTCGCGCACCGCCAACCTGGGCAAGATGAACTTCGCCTCCGACACCACCGCCGTCAACGTGGTTGCCGCGACCGCTTCGGGCGTCGCCGCCGCCGCCGGCAAGATCTCGGGCGTGAAGATCAGCGTGCAGCAGGTCGGTGCCAGCGCGGCGCAGACGATCAACATCGACGACGTCAAGTTCAACGCCGGCGACAGCGTGAAGACCATCAACCAGAAGGTCGCCACCGCCATCAACGACAAGATGGACCAGACCGGCGTCTACGCCACCCTGGACAGCGCCGGCGCGGTCAAGCTGCAGGCGGTCAAGGGCAACCAGTACACCACCGGCTTCACCTTCGGCACCATCACCGACGCCGTCACCGGCCAGGCCACCGGCATCACCGCCGGCGCCACCGCCTTCACCGCACAGACCGCCGCCGCGGTGACCGCCCCGGCCCAGGAAACCGTCGCCGGCAAGATGGACATTTCCTCCTTCGTCGGCGCCCAGCGCGCCCTGGAAGTGGTGGACAAGGCGCTGACCGCGGTCAACAGCTCGCGCGCCGACATGGGTGCGATCCAGAACCGCTTCAGCTCCACCATCGCCAACCTGGCCACCACCTCGGAAAACCTGTCCGCTTCGCGCAGCCGCATCCGCGACGCCGACTACGCCAAGGAAACGGCGGAAATGACCCGCACGCAGATCCTGCAGCAGGCCGGTACCGCTATGCTGAGCCAGGCCAACAGCTCGACCCAGAACGTGCTCAGCCTGCTGCGCTGATCCGTCGGGGTCAGCCCGACCAGGCCACGACCCGGAGCCCCCGCCAGCAATGGCGGGGGCTTCATCCATTTGCGGCCATGGACAGCGGCCGCCGTCGCCGGCACGGGCGGCGCAGGGGATCCCGGCACGGGACTTGCACCCCAGGCGTGACCCGCGCGGTCCCGTGGCTAAAGAAGCCGGGGAACGTGCCGATATCCGGGATGCCTGCAAGGGCGTCCATTTGCGCACAAGGAATCCAGATGGCCTCGTCCTCCCTTTCCGTCGTCGGCTCCGGCCTGGACATCCCCACCCTCGTCTCGCAGCTGGTCGCCAACGAGCGCAAGCCGGCCGCCGACCGCATCAACACCCAGGGATCGACGGTCACCGCCAAACTTTCGGCGCTGGGCAGCATCAAGAGCTCGCTGAGCGGCCTGCAGTCATCGCTCGATGCGCTGGTCAAGGGCGCCAGCAACCAGGCCTACAAGACCTCGGTGCCGGAAGGCAGCGGCTTCGGCGCAACCGTGGTGACCGACGCCACCACCGGCAAGACCCAGGCGGTGGCCGGCACCTACAACGTGGAAGTGCTGAGCCTGGCGCAGCCGCAGAAGCTCAGCTCCGGCGCGTTCGCCGCCGATGCGGCGGTCGGTGACGGCAGCCTGAAGATCGCCTGGGACGACAAGTCCATCGACGTCGAGATCGAGCCCGGCAGCACCCTGGCCGAGATCGCCGCGGCGATCAACAAGACCGCCAACGGCAAGGGCGTCAACGCCACCGTCATCACCGCCAGCGACGGCCAGCACCTGGTGCTCAATGCCGTGGACGCCGGCACCAAGGGCGCCCTGACCGTCTCGGCCAGCGGCGGCAACGGTGGGCTTTCCGCCCTGACCTGGGACGGCACCGGCGGCGGCCTCACCCAGACCGTGGCCGCCAGCAACGCGCGGGTGCGGGTGGACGGTTTCGAGCGCGAATCCAGCAGCAACAGCATCAGCGACCTCATCCCGGGCATCACCCTCACCCTGAACAAGGCCGAGGAAGGCACCACCAAGACCCTGACGGTCAGCCAGGACAACGCGCCGCTGAAGATCAACCTGCAGGCCTTCGTCAGCGCCTACAACGCCTCGGTCAACCTGCTCAAGAACTCCAGCGCCTACGATGCCACCAACAAGCGCGCCTCCACCCTGACCGGCGACTCGCTGGTGCGCGGCCTGCAGCAGCAGCTGCGCGGCCAGCTCAGCGCCAACGTGGTGGACATGAAGGCGCTGGGGCTGACCATCAACACCGACGGCACCCTGGCGCTGAACAGCAGCACCTTCGACAAGACCCTGGCCGAGAACCCGAACGCGGCCGCGCGCCTGCTGGGCAAGGACGGCACCCTGTCCGACGGCCTGTCCAAGCTGCTCAAGAGCAACCTGGACACCGGCACCGGCACCCTGACCCTGCGTACCGACGCGCTCAACAAGCAGATCAAGAAGCTGGAAAAGGACCTGGACGACCTCGACGCGCGCATGGAGAAGGTGTCGGCGCGCTATACCCGCCAGTTCACCGCCATGGACTCGCTGGTGGCGCAGATGCAGGGCACCAGCAACTACCTGGCGCAGCAGCTTGCCGCACTGCAGAAATAACCGTCCGACATTCAAGTAAACGGCCATGACGGCCGATACACGGATACCACCCCATTATTGCCGACGCTGCCCGGACCGCGCGCCGGACAGGTCCCAGGAGACTCTCACCATGTACGGTTCCAGCCGCAACTACGCCGAGCAGTACCGCAAGGTCGGCGTGTCCACCAAGGTTGTGGATGCCGATCCGCACAAGCTGGTGGCCCTGCTGTTCGAAGGGGCCGGCGAGCGCATCCGTCGCGCCGAGGCGTTCCTGGCCCAGGGCGACCAGGCGATGAAGGGCAAGGCCATCGGCGAGGCCTGCGCCATCATCGGCCACCTCAATGGCTCGCTCGACCACGAGGCCGGCGGCGAAATCGCCGGCAACCTCTCCGCGCTGTACGACTACGTCATCCAGCGCCTGACCGAGGCCAACCTCAACAACGACGTGGCGGCGCTGCAGGAGTCGCTGTCGCTCATGGGCGAGATCGAATCGGCCTGGAACGCGATCCCGCCCGACCAGCGCCAACGCCCCGCCGTCACCGGAGCCTGAGGACCATGATGGACCCCGATCACACCCTCAAAGCCCTGCACGACGACCTGGAAGCGCTGCGCGTGGCGGTGGAACAGGAAGACCACGCCCAGGCCGAGCGCATCGCCAGCGGCCACGACCGCCGCCTGCGCGAGTTCGTGGAGGCCTGCGGCGCGCAGTCCGCGGCCAACGGCCTGCGCAACCTGCTGGCGCTGCAGCAGTCGCTGATGGCCGACATGCTGGTACGCCGCGACATCGCCGCGGCGCGGCTGCGCGCCGGGCGCCAGTCGGTGCGCGCCGCGCACGCCTACCAGCAGGCCGAATCGCTGGCATGAACACGCCCGGCGCCAGCATCGTGCACCACCCGGCGGAGGTCGAGCTGTTCGAGGACACGCTGACCTGCGATGTCTCACTACCGGCGGTGTTCGAGCCGGGCAGCGGCGCGATCCGCGCCGGCGCGGCGGAAATGCTGTTGCGCAGCGTGGCGCTGGTGGAAGACTCGCGCGGCGCCGACGACAGTGACGAGCGCGGCGCCGACGGCAGCCAGCAGCTGGCACGGCTGGAAGCGCGCATGGACCTTGCCCTGGTATTGCTGGGGCGCCTGCTGCGGCAGTCCACCCAGGCGCTGCCGCTGCGCCCGGTGCGCTGGTCGCGGCGGGGCCTGCGGCTCGAGCTGGGCCAGCGCAGCGGCGCGGTCCAGGGCAGCGCCGGCATCGTGCGCCTGCAGCCGGCCGACTGGCTGCCCGACCATATCGAACTGCCGGTGCAGGTGCTGGGCGAAGCCGCCTCGGGCAACGGCGGGCTCTACCTGTGGCTGCGCCTGCAGAGTACCGGCGAGGCGCTGGACACCGCGCTGGAACGCCACCTGTTCCGCCTGCACCGGCGCCAGATCGCCGACAGCCGGCGCCCGCGTTGAAGCGGCCGGTTCATGACCTTTGCCGCTTGGCGCGCGTGCGCGCGCTCGGCTAAGGTGCGGCCATTCCCAAGCGATGCCCGTGCCCGTGCGTGTCCTGATCGTCGATGACCATACGCTGGTGCGTGCCGGCCTGTGCCGCCTGCTGCAGACGTTCGGCGGGGTGCTGGTGGTCGGCGAAGCCAGCAACGCCGACCAGGCGCTGGAGCTGGCGGTGCTGCACCGCCCCGAAGTGGTGCTGATGGATCTTTCCCTGCCCGGCCGCAGCGGCCTGGAGGCATTGTCCGACATCCGCCGGCGAGTGCCGCAGGCGCGCGTGGTGATGATGTCCATGCACGACGACACCGCGCATGTGCGCGATGCGCTGGACCGCGGCGCGGTCGGGTTCGTGGTCAAGGATGCCGCCCCGCAGGAGCTGGAGATCGCGCTGCGCGCGGCGCATTCCGGGCAGGTGTTCCTGAGCCCGCAGATCTCCACCCGCATGCTGGCGCCGATGCTCGGGCGCGAACGCCCCACCGGCATCGCCGCGCTGTCGCCGCGCCAGCGGCAGATCCTGCGCCAGCTCGGCAACGGCCGCACCACCAAGGAAATCGCCGCCGAACTGGGCATCAGCGTGAAAACGGTCGAGACCCATCGCGCGCGCATGATGGAAGCGCTGGGCTGCCGCCGCGCCAACGACCTGCTGCTGCTGGCGGTGCGCCATCAGCAGGAGCTTGCCTGAGCCCTCGCCCGCGGACCGGCGTTGGCAACGCGTCACAGATTCGGAAATCCGTCGCGTGGCGCGTCAGAGTTCCGTAAGTCATTGATAGTCCAATCTCCGCCCCGCCGCGGCGACGGATTAATGGCGAAATGTAGGAAAACCCCCTACACCCCCTCAGGGGACTCCCGGATGGCGCCGGGTTTTCTCCTATTCATTCCCTGACACCCCCTACGCAAGATGTGTTCCATCACGGTCGCTTCACGCAGCGGCCACGGGGACCAGACGCCATGAAAGCCACGCTCACCACCCAGCTCGGGCAGCAACTCCACCTCACGCCCGCCCTGT
Protein-coding regions in this window:
- a CDS encoding DNA-binding response regulator, which codes for MRVLIVDDHTLVRAGLCRLLQTFGGVLVVGEASNADQALELAVLHRPEVVLMDLSLPGRSGLEALSDIRRRVPQARVVMMSMHDDTAHVRDALDRGAVGFVVKDAAPQELEIALRAAHSGQVFLSPQISTRMLAPMLGRERPTGIAALSPRQRQILRQLGNGRTTKEIAAELGISVKTVETHRARMMEALGCRRANDLLLLAVRHQQELA
- a CDS encoding flagellar protein produces the protein MASSSLSVVGSGLDIPTLVSQLVANERKPAADRINTQGSTVTAKLSALGSIKSSLSGLQSSLDALVKGASNQAYKTSVPEGSGFGATVVTDATTGKTQAVAGTYNVEVLSLAQPQKLSSGAFAADAAVGDGSLKIAWDDKSIDVEIEPGSTLAEIAAAINKTANGKGVNATVITASDGQHLVLNAVDAGTKGALTVSASGGNGGLSALTWDGTGGGLTQTVAASNARVRVDGFERESSSNSISDLIPGITLTLNKAEEGTTKTLTVSQDNAPLKINLQAFVSAYNASVNLLKNSSAYDATNKRASTLTGDSLVRGLQQQLRGQLSANVVDMKALGLTINTDGTLALNSSTFDKTLAENPNAAARLLGKDGTLSDGLSKLLKSNLDTGTGTLTLRTDALNKQIKKLEKDLDDLDARMEKVSARYTRQFTAMDSLVAQMQGTSNYLAQQLAALQK
- a CDS encoding flagellar export chaperone FliS — protein: MYGSSRNYAEQYRKVGVSTKVVDADPHKLVALLFEGAGERIRRAEAFLAQGDQAMKGKAIGEACAIIGHLNGSLDHEAGGEIAGNLSALYDYVIQRLTEANLNNDVAALQESLSLMGEIESAWNAIPPDQRQRPAVTGA